From the Streptococcus oralis ATCC 35037 genome, one window contains:
- a CDS encoding M protein trans-acting positive regulator PRD domain-containing protein, protein MRDLLSKKSHRQLELLELLFENKRWFHISELAELLHCTERSVKDDLSQVRSSFPDLLFHSSTNGIRIINTDDSDIEMVYHHFFKHSTHFSILEFVFFNEGCDAKSICKEFYISSSSFYRIISHINKIIKKQYRFEISLNPVRITGNEIDIRYFFAQYFSEKYYFLQWPFEDFSVEPLCKLLALVYKETAFPVNFATQRMLKLLLVTNLYRIKFGHFLEVEKNSFNNQLLESFMQAEGIDEIVASFDSEYHISLNKEVIGQLFVSYFQKMFFIDEEVFLNHAKTDSYVKKSYQLLGDLVDQVSREYNLQVDNKDNLIWHLHNTAHLHRQELSTEFILFDQKGNTIKNFQNIFPRFVSEVKEGIEHYLEALDMDYNSMKVNHLSYTFITHSKHLVLNLLQNQPKLKVLVMSNFDQYHAKSVAETLSYYCSNNFELEVWSELELSIDSLKESPFDIIISNFIIPPIENKRLIYSNNINTVALISLLNAMMFIRLDE, encoded by the coding sequence ATGAGAGATTTATTATCGAAAAAAAGTCATAGACAATTAGAATTGTTAGAATTACTATTTGAAAATAAACGCTGGTTTCATATTTCGGAACTAGCAGAATTATTGCACTGTACAGAACGTTCTGTAAAAGATGACTTGTCTCAAGTCAGATCTTCTTTTCCTGACTTGCTGTTTCATTCCTCAACAAATGGCATCCGTATCATTAACACCGATGATAGTGATATTGAGATGGTTTATCACCATTTTTTTAAACATTCAACTCACTTTTCAATTTTAGAATTTGTCTTCTTTAATGAAGGATGTGATGCTAAGAGTATTTGTAAAGAGTTTTATATCAGTTCATCCTCGTTTTACCGTATCATCAGTCACATTAATAAAATTATTAAGAAACAATATCGTTTTGAAATTAGCCTCAATCCAGTTCGAATCACTGGAAATGAAATCGATATCCGTTACTTTTTTGCCCAGTATTTTTCAGAGAAATATTATTTTCTTCAATGGCCATTTGAAGATTTTTCAGTAGAACCTTTGTGTAAGTTGTTGGCACTGGTCTATAAAGAAACTGCCTTTCCAGTCAATTTCGCAACTCAACGAATGTTAAAGTTGCTCCTTGTTACGAATTTATACCGAATAAAGTTTGGTCATTTCTTGGAAGTTGAGAAAAATTCTTTTAACAACCAATTGTTGGAATCTTTCATGCAGGCAGAAGGAATTGACGAGATTGTAGCGAGCTTTGACTCTGAATATCATATCTCTCTGAATAAAGAAGTGATCGGTCAACTGTTTGTATCCTATTTTCAAAAAATGTTTTTCATAGATGAAGAAGTATTTCTGAACCATGCAAAAACAGACAGCTATGTAAAAAAATCGTATCAGTTATTGGGAGATCTAGTAGATCAGGTATCAAGAGAGTATAATCTCCAGGTAGACAATAAGGACAATCTGATCTGGCATCTGCATAATACGGCACATCTGCATCGGCAGGAATTATCGACAGAGTTTATCCTATTTGATCAAAAAGGCAATACAATCAAGAACTTTCAAAATATTTTCCCTCGCTTTGTTTCAGAGGTGAAAGAAGGGATTGAACATTATCTAGAGGCTTTGGATATGGATTACAATTCAATGAAAGTCAATCACTTGAGCTATACTTTTATTACCCATAGCAAACACTTAGTGTTAAATCTTTTACAAAATCAACCTAAATTAAAGGTTTTAGTCATGAGTAATTTTGATCAGTATCATGCAAAATCAGTAGCAGAGACTCTTTCTTATTATTGCAGCAACAATTTTGAACTGGAGGTTTGGAGTGAATTAGAACTATCAATTGATTCTTTAAAAGAGTCACCTTTCGACATTATTATTTCTAATTTTATTATTCCACCAATTGAGAACAAGAGACTGATCTATTCCAATAATATTAATACGGTCGCACTCATCTCCTTACTTAACGC